A single region of the Variovorax paradoxus genome encodes:
- the asd gene encoding aspartate-semialdehyde dehydrogenase: protein MANASQPLVGLVGWRGMVGSVLMDRMQAEGDFGLIEPLFFSTSNAGGKAPAMARNETALKDANDIDALKKCDIIITCQGGDYTSEVFPKLRAAGWSGHWIDAASTLRMNNDAVIVLDPVNLPVIQNALANGGKNWIGGNCTVSCMLMGVGALYKAGLVEWMTSMTYQAASGGGAQHMRELLTQFGTLNAEVRALLDDPKSAILEIDRKVLHKQQNLSAAETANFGAPLGGSLIPWIDKDLGDGTSKEEWKAGAETNKILGQGTGFGTAAVPVDGFCVRVGAMRCHSQALTFKLKKDVPLADIEAMIAADNQWAKVVPNTREASLKELTPVAVTGTMDIPVGRIRKLAMGPEYVGAFTIGDQLLWGAAEPLRRMLRILLEA, encoded by the coding sequence ATGGCGAACGCATCTCAACCTCTGGTCGGCCTTGTAGGCTGGCGCGGCATGGTCGGCTCGGTCCTGATGGACCGCATGCAGGCCGAAGGCGACTTCGGGCTTATCGAGCCGCTGTTCTTCTCGACCTCCAACGCCGGCGGCAAGGCCCCGGCCATGGCCAGGAACGAAACCGCGCTGAAGGATGCGAACGACATCGACGCACTGAAGAAGTGCGACATCATCATCACCTGCCAGGGCGGCGACTACACCAGCGAGGTGTTCCCCAAGCTGCGCGCCGCGGGCTGGAGCGGCCACTGGATCGACGCCGCTTCCACGCTGCGCATGAACAACGACGCGGTCATCGTGCTCGACCCCGTCAACCTCCCGGTCATCCAGAACGCACTCGCCAACGGCGGCAAGAACTGGATCGGCGGCAACTGCACCGTGAGCTGCATGCTCATGGGCGTGGGCGCTCTCTACAAGGCTGGGCTGGTCGAGTGGATGACCAGCATGACCTACCAGGCGGCCTCGGGCGGCGGTGCGCAGCACATGCGCGAGCTGCTGACGCAGTTCGGCACGCTGAACGCCGAGGTGCGCGCGCTGCTGGACGACCCGAAGTCGGCCATTCTCGAGATCGACCGCAAGGTGCTGCACAAGCAGCAGAACCTGAGCGCGGCTGAAACCGCCAATTTCGGCGCGCCGCTCGGCGGCTCGCTGATTCCCTGGATCGACAAGGACCTGGGCGACGGCACCTCCAAGGAAGAATGGAAGGCCGGCGCGGAAACCAACAAGATCCTCGGCCAGGGCACGGGTTTCGGTACCGCCGCAGTGCCGGTTGACGGCTTCTGCGTGCGCGTCGGTGCAATGCGCTGCCACAGCCAGGCATTGACCTTCAAGCTCAAGAAGGACGTGCCGCTGGCGGACATCGAGGCCATGATCGCCGCCGACAACCAGTGGGCCAAGGTGGTGCCGAACACCCGTGAAGCCAGCCTCAAGGAACTGACGCCGGTGGCCGTCACGGGCACCATGGACATCCCGGTGGGCCGCATCCGCAAGCTTGCAATGGGCCCTGAATACGTCGGCGCTTTCACTATCGGCGACCAGCTGTTGTGGGGCGCGGCCGAACCGCTGCGCCGCATGCTGCGCATCTTGCTCGAGGCTTGA
- the leuB gene encoding 3-isopropylmalate dehydrogenase — protein sequence MKIAVLPGDGIGTEIVAEAIRVLDALDLSFEMETALVGGAAYEAHGHPLPDSTLKLAKEADAVLFGAVGDWKYDKLDRPLRPEQAILGLRKNLGLFANFRPAICYEQLVDASSLKPELIAGLDILIIRELTGDIYFGQPRGRRTAADGHFPGAEEAFDTMRYSRPEVERIARVAFEAARKRNKRVTSVDKANVLETFQFWKDVVTEVHKDYPDIELDHMYVDNAAMQLVKAPKKFDVIVTGNMFGDILSDEAAMLTGSIGMLPSASLNSSNQGLYEPSHGSAPDIAGKGVANPLATILSAAMMLRFSLNQAEAADRIESAVKHVLASGLRTGDIWSEGTKRVGTREMGDAVVAAITKKTITG from the coding sequence ATGAAAATCGCAGTTCTCCCGGGTGACGGCATCGGCACCGAAATCGTGGCCGAGGCCATCCGCGTGCTCGACGCGCTCGACCTCTCGTTCGAAATGGAAACTGCGCTGGTCGGCGGCGCGGCCTACGAGGCGCATGGCCACCCGCTCCCCGATTCGACGCTCAAGCTCGCAAAGGAAGCGGACGCGGTGCTGTTCGGTGCCGTCGGCGACTGGAAGTACGACAAGCTCGACCGTCCGCTGCGCCCCGAGCAGGCGATTCTCGGCCTGCGCAAGAACCTCGGCCTGTTCGCCAATTTCCGCCCGGCCATCTGCTACGAGCAGTTGGTGGACGCATCGAGCCTCAAGCCCGAACTCATCGCGGGCCTGGACATCCTCATCATCCGCGAGCTGACCGGCGACATCTACTTCGGCCAGCCGCGCGGCCGCCGTACCGCTGCGGACGGACACTTTCCGGGCGCCGAAGAGGCCTTCGACACGATGCGCTATTCGCGCCCCGAGGTCGAGCGCATTGCCCGCGTGGCCTTCGAAGCGGCACGCAAGCGCAACAAGCGCGTGACCAGTGTCGACAAGGCCAACGTGCTCGAGACCTTCCAGTTCTGGAAGGACGTGGTGACCGAGGTGCACAAGGACTATCCGGACATCGAACTCGACCACATGTACGTCGACAACGCGGCCATGCAGCTGGTGAAGGCGCCCAAGAAGTTCGACGTGATCGTCACCGGCAACATGTTCGGCGACATCCTCTCGGACGAGGCCGCCATGCTCACTGGCTCCATTGGCATGCTGCCTTCGGCCTCGCTCAATTCGAGCAACCAGGGCCTGTATGAGCCCAGCCACGGCAGCGCGCCCGACATTGCCGGCAAAGGGGTTGCCAATCCTTTGGCTACAATACTGTCCGCTGCCATGATGCTCCGCTTTTCACTCAACCAAGCCGAAGCTGCCGACCGTATCGAGTCGGCGGTCAAGCATGTGCTCGCCTCCGGGCTGCGCACGGGTGACATCTGGTCAGAAGGTACGAAGCGCGTCGGCACCCGTGAGATGGGCGACGCGGTTGTTGCAGCAATCACCAAAAAGACGATTACCGGCTAA
- the leuC gene encoding 3-isopropylmalate dehydratase large subunit, producing the protein MARTLYDKIWDEHVVHTEEDGTAILYIDRHLVHEVTSPQAFEGLREAGRKLWRISSVVATADHNTPTTGWERGYEGIADPTSKEQVTTLDKNIAEFGAAAFFPFLSKRQGIVHVIGPESGATLPGMTVVCGDSHTSTHGAFGALAHGIGTSEVEHVMATQTLLGKKAKNMLVKVEGKLPFGCTAKDIVLAIIGKIGTAGGTGYTIEFAGSAIRDLSMEGRMTVCNMAIEAGARAGLVAVDEKTISYIKGRPLAPTGVEWDQAVAYWRTLQSDPDAKFDVVVELDATQIQPQVTWGTSPEMVVDINGRVPDPDKEKDASKRGAIERALVYMGLEPNKAMNDIFIDKVFIGSCTNSRIEDMREAAAVVKKLGQKVAKNVKLAMVVPGSGVVKEQAEREGLDVIFKAAGFEWREPGCSMCLAMNADRLEPGERCASTSNRNFEGRQGAGGRTHLVSPAMAAAAAVHGHFVDVRTFA; encoded by the coding sequence ATGGCACGCACGCTCTACGACAAGATCTGGGACGAACACGTCGTCCACACCGAGGAAGACGGCACCGCCATCCTCTACATCGACCGCCACCTGGTGCATGAAGTCACCAGCCCGCAGGCCTTCGAGGGGCTGCGCGAGGCCGGCCGCAAGCTGTGGCGCATCAGCTCGGTCGTGGCCACGGCCGACCACAACACGCCCACCACGGGCTGGGAGCGCGGCTACGAAGGCATTGCCGATCCCACGAGCAAGGAGCAGGTCACCACGCTCGACAAGAACATCGCGGAATTCGGCGCTGCGGCGTTCTTTCCGTTCCTGAGCAAGCGCCAGGGCATCGTGCACGTGATCGGCCCCGAATCGGGCGCCACGCTGCCCGGCATGACCGTGGTCTGCGGCGACTCGCACACCTCCACCCACGGCGCCTTCGGCGCGCTGGCGCACGGCATCGGCACCAGCGAGGTGGAGCACGTGATGGCCACGCAAACGCTGCTCGGCAAGAAGGCGAAGAACATGCTGGTGAAGGTCGAAGGCAAGCTGCCATTCGGCTGCACGGCCAAGGACATCGTGCTCGCAATCATCGGCAAGATCGGCACTGCCGGCGGCACCGGCTACACCATCGAATTCGCGGGTTCTGCGATTCGCGACCTGAGCATGGAAGGCCGCATGACGGTCTGCAACATGGCCATCGAGGCCGGCGCTCGCGCGGGGTTGGTGGCGGTCGACGAGAAGACCATCAGCTACATCAAGGGTCGCCCACTCGCCCCGACCGGCGTGGAATGGGACCAGGCCGTGGCCTACTGGCGCACGCTGCAGTCCGACCCCGACGCGAAGTTCGACGTCGTGGTCGAACTCGACGCGACGCAGATCCAGCCGCAGGTGACCTGGGGTACCTCGCCCGAAATGGTGGTCGATATCAACGGCCGCGTGCCTGATCCCGACAAGGAAAAGGACGCCAGCAAGCGCGGCGCCATCGAGCGCGCACTGGTCTACATGGGCCTGGAGCCCAACAAGGCGATGAACGACATCTTCATCGACAAGGTGTTCATCGGCTCTTGCACCAACAGCCGCATCGAGGACATGCGTGAAGCCGCGGCCGTGGTGAAGAAGCTCGGCCAAAAGGTGGCCAAAAACGTGAAGCTCGCGATGGTGGTTCCGGGCTCCGGCGTGGTGAAGGAACAGGCCGAGCGCGAAGGCCTCGATGTGATTTTCAAGGCCGCGGGCTTCGAATGGCGCGAGCCCGGCTGCTCGATGTGCCTGGCCATGAACGCCGACCGGCTGGAGCCCGGCGAGCGCTGCGCATCGACCAGCAACCGCAACTTCGAAGGCCGCCAGGGCGCCGGTGGCCGCACCCACCTCGTGAGCCCGGCCATGGCTGCCGCGGCCGCAGTGCACGGCCACTTTGTCGACGTGCGCACCTTCGCCTGA
- a CDS encoding succinate dehydrogenase iron-sulfur subunit, protein MKRTFQIYRYDPDKDAKPYMQTIEIELDGHERMLLDALMKLKAQDPTLSFRRSCREGVCGSDAMNINGKNGLACLTNMLTLKGTIVLKPLPGLPVIRDLIVDMTQFFKQYNSIKPYLQNDNVPPEKERLQSPEERDELNGLYECILCASCSTSCPSFWWNPDKFVGPAGLLQAYRFIADSRDEATAERLDNLEDPYRLFRCHTIMNCVDVCPKNLNPTKAIGKIKELMVRRAI, encoded by the coding sequence ATGAAGCGCACATTCCAAATCTACCGCTACGACCCGGACAAGGACGCCAAGCCCTACATGCAGACCATCGAGATCGAACTCGACGGCCATGAGCGCATGCTGCTCGACGCCCTGATGAAGCTCAAGGCGCAGGATCCCACGCTGTCGTTCCGCCGCTCGTGCCGCGAAGGCGTCTGCGGCTCCGACGCCATGAACATCAACGGCAAGAACGGCCTCGCCTGCCTGACCAACATGCTCACGCTCAAGGGCACGATCGTGTTGAAGCCGCTGCCGGGCCTGCCCGTGATCCGCGACCTGATCGTGGACATGACGCAGTTCTTCAAGCAGTACAACTCGATCAAGCCGTACCTGCAGAACGACAACGTGCCGCCCGAGAAGGAGCGCCTGCAGTCGCCCGAGGAGCGCGACGAGCTCAACGGCCTGTACGAGTGCATTCTGTGCGCGAGCTGCTCCACGAGCTGCCCGAGCTTCTGGTGGAACCCCGACAAGTTCGTGGGCCCGGCCGGCCTGCTGCAGGCCTACCGCTTCATCGCCGACAGCCGCGACGAAGCCACCGCCGAGCGCCTGGACAACCTCGAGGACCCGTACCGCCTGTTCCGCTGCCACACGATCATGAACTGCGTGGACGTGTGCCCGAAGAACCTGAACCCCACGAAGGCGATTGGCAAGATCAAGGAACTGATGGTGCGCCGCGCCATCTGA
- the sdhC gene encoding succinate dehydrogenase, cytochrome b556 subunit, whose product MTELATPPRPPRREFRNINAFTDLTTYRLPPAGIVSILHRVSGVLMFLLMPFIIWMFDASLSSDYSFARFKAAFNSGLGFVPGWFFKLVALALIWAYLHHFIAGLRHLWMDVSHAAVTKEFGHTSAVVTLFLSIVLTLALGAKLFGLY is encoded by the coding sequence ATGACAGAGCTTGCAACCCCTCCCCGGCCGCCGCGCCGCGAATTCCGGAACATCAATGCCTTCACCGATCTCACGACCTACCGGCTGCCGCCGGCCGGCATCGTGTCGATCCTGCACCGCGTGAGCGGTGTGCTGATGTTCCTGCTGATGCCGTTCATCATCTGGATGTTCGACGCCTCGCTTTCATCCGACTATTCGTTCGCCAGATTCAAGGCCGCCTTCAACAGCGGCCTTGGTTTCGTTCCGGGCTGGTTCTTCAAGCTGGTCGCGCTCGCGCTGATCTGGGCCTACCTGCACCACTTCATCGCCGGCCTGCGCCACCTCTGGATGGACGTGAGCCACGCTGCGGTCACCAAGGAATTCGGCCACACCTCGGCCGTCGTCACGCTGTTCCTGAGCATCGTGCTCACGCTGGCGCTTGGCGCCAAGCTGTTCGGCCTGTACTGA
- a CDS encoding LysR substrate-binding domain-containing protein — protein sequence MSTSERNFARRIDLTSLQLFVAVCELGSIGRAAEREFIAASAISKRLSDLEATLGTTLLYRHARGVDLSPAGESLLHHARSVLYSLEKMQGELSEYAEGVRGHVRVHANISAIVQFLPEDLGAFTREHDAIKIDLEEHLSNEVVRAVQEGAADLGICHIPDGTNELQTLPYRHDRLVLIVPAGHPLATQGSIDFTASLDFDHVGLHTNSSIYVAMHQAAVEAGRSVKLRIHVTGLDAMCRMIDNGLGIGVMPQRAFELLQAGIGSRLCSVALNDAWSNREIRLVARDFSTLPVAARTLVNHLHTPAAAHDAAEPMAA from the coding sequence ATGAGCACTTCAGAACGCAACTTCGCCCGGCGCATCGACCTCACGTCGCTGCAGTTGTTCGTGGCCGTGTGCGAATTGGGCAGCATCGGCCGGGCGGCGGAACGCGAGTTCATTGCCGCCTCGGCCATCAGCAAGCGGCTGTCCGACCTTGAAGCCACCTTGGGCACCACCCTTCTCTACCGCCACGCGCGGGGGGTCGATCTTTCGCCCGCGGGCGAAAGCCTGTTGCACCACGCGCGCTCGGTGCTCTACAGCCTTGAGAAGATGCAGGGCGAGCTCAGCGAATACGCCGAGGGCGTGCGCGGCCATGTGCGGGTGCACGCCAACATATCGGCCATCGTGCAGTTTCTTCCGGAAGACCTCGGCGCCTTCACGCGCGAGCACGACGCGATCAAGATCGACCTGGAAGAGCACCTGAGCAACGAAGTGGTGCGCGCGGTGCAGGAAGGTGCCGCCGACCTCGGCATCTGCCACATTCCCGACGGCACGAACGAATTGCAGACGCTGCCCTACCGCCACGACCGGCTCGTGCTGATCGTGCCCGCCGGGCATCCGCTTGCGACCCAAGGTTCGATCGATTTCACGGCTTCGCTCGACTTCGACCACGTCGGGCTGCACACCAACAGCTCGATCTACGTGGCCATGCACCAGGCCGCGGTTGAAGCGGGCCGCAGCGTCAAGCTGCGCATCCACGTGACCGGCCTCGACGCCATGTGCCGCATGATCGACAACGGCCTGGGCATCGGCGTGATGCCGCAGCGCGCATTCGAACTGCTGCAGGCCGGCATCGGAAGCCGCCTGTGCAGCGTGGCGCTGAACGACGCCTGGTCGAACCGCGAGATCCGGCTGGTGGCGCGCGACTTTTCCACCCTGCCCGTGGCCGCGCGCACGCTGGTCAACCACTTGCACACGCCAGCCGCCGCGCACGATGCGGCCGAGCCGATGGCGGCATAG
- a CDS encoding succinate dehydrogenase assembly factor 2, whose protein sequence is MQTAAELAQPLSERALSKLKWRCRRGLLENDLFIARFFERHESHMTVGQAGAMETLMDLSDNDLLDLLLRRKEPEPAWAGAEVVELLQLMRTDGAQRPSTSVSASVSSSSPS, encoded by the coding sequence ATGCAAACCGCCGCCGAACTCGCACAGCCTCTCAGCGAACGTGCGCTGAGCAAGCTGAAATGGCGCTGCCGGCGCGGTCTGCTCGAGAACGACCTGTTCATCGCGCGCTTCTTCGAGCGGCACGAGTCGCACATGACCGTCGGCCAGGCGGGAGCGATGGAGACATTGATGGACCTGTCGGACAACGACCTCCTCGATCTTCTGCTGCGAAGAAAGGAGCCCGAGCCCGCATGGGCCGGGGCCGAGGTGGTCGAGTTGCTCCAGCTGATGCGCACCGACGGCGCGCAGCGTCCCTCCACCTCTGTTTCCGCCTCCGTTTCCTCTTCTTCGCCTTCCTGA
- the leuD gene encoding 3-isopropylmalate dehydratase small subunit — MQKFTVHKGLVAPMDRENVDTDAIIPKQFLKSIKRTGFGQNLFDEWRYLDAGFPGQDPASRKPNPDFVLNQPRYAGASILLARKNFGCGSSREHAPWALDQYGFRAIIAPSYADIFFNNSFKNGLLPIVLPEAQVAQLFDETFAFPGYSLTIDLERQVVVKPDGGEFAFDVQAFRKYCLINGLDDIGLTLRHKDKIKAFEAERLAQKPWLAHTMIA, encoded by the coding sequence ATGCAGAAATTCACCGTGCACAAGGGCCTTGTCGCCCCCATGGACCGCGAGAACGTCGACACCGACGCGATCATTCCGAAGCAGTTCCTCAAGTCGATCAAGCGCACCGGCTTCGGCCAGAACCTGTTCGACGAATGGCGTTATCTGGACGCGGGCTTTCCGGGCCAGGACCCGGCCAGCCGCAAGCCGAACCCCGACTTCGTGCTGAACCAGCCGCGCTACGCCGGCGCATCCATTCTCCTGGCGCGCAAGAACTTCGGCTGCGGCTCGTCGCGCGAACATGCGCCGTGGGCGCTCGACCAGTACGGCTTTCGCGCGATCATTGCGCCGAGCTATGCCGACATCTTCTTCAACAACAGCTTCAAGAACGGCTTGCTGCCGATCGTGCTGCCCGAAGCGCAGGTGGCGCAGCTGTTCGACGAGACCTTTGCCTTTCCCGGCTACTCGCTGACCATCGACCTGGAGCGCCAGGTGGTCGTGAAGCCCGACGGCGGCGAGTTCGCGTTCGACGTGCAGGCCTTCCGCAAGTACTGCCTCATCAACGGGCTGGACGACATCGGCCTGACGCTGCGCCACAAGGACAAGATCAAGGCCTTCGAGGCCGAGCGGCTGGCGCAGAAGCCCTGGCTCGCGCACACGATGATCGCCTGA
- the sdhD gene encoding succinate dehydrogenase, hydrophobic membrane anchor protein yields MSVNYGSKRIVVGAHYGLRDWLSQRITGGLMALFTIILLAQLIFTRGPLGYDLWAGIFAAQWMKVLTFSVIASLLYHVWVGMRDVWMDYIQPVGIRLALQIFTIVWLVGCAGWAIQVLWKI; encoded by the coding sequence ATGTCTGTGAATTACGGCTCCAAGCGCATCGTCGTCGGCGCACATTACGGTTTGCGCGACTGGCTCAGCCAGCGCATCACGGGCGGCCTGATGGCGCTCTTCACGATCATCCTGCTCGCGCAACTGATCTTCACGCGTGGCCCGCTGGGCTACGACCTCTGGGCCGGCATCTTCGCCGCGCAGTGGATGAAGGTGCTGACCTTCTCCGTGATCGCCTCCCTGCTCTATCACGTATGGGTTGGCATGCGCGACGTGTGGATGGACTACATCCAGCCCGTCGGCATCCGCCTTGCCCTGCAAATTTTCACCATCGTCTGGCTTGTCGGTTGTGCGGGTTGGGCCATTCAAGTGCTTTGGAAGATCTGA
- the sdhA gene encoding succinate dehydrogenase flavoprotein subunit, which produces MTYTKEQITKRKFDVVIVGAGGSGMRASLQLARAGLNVAVLSKVFPTRSHTVAAQGGVGASLGNMSEDNWHYHFYDTIKGSDWLGDQDAIEFMCREAPKVVYELEHFGMPFDRNPDGTIYQRPFGGHTANYGEKPVQRACAAADRTGHAMLHTLYQKNVEARTQFFVEWMALDLIRDAEGDVVGVTALEMETGDLHILQAKTVLLATGGAGRIFQASTNAFINTGDGLGMAARSGIPLQDMEFWQFHPTGVAGAGVLLTEGCRGEGAILLNSNGERFMERYAPTLKDLAPRDFVSRSMDQEIKEGRGCGPNKDYVLLKLDHLGAETIHKRLPSVYEIGVNFANVDITKEPIPVVPTIHYQMGGIPTNINGQVVIQKGEDNSAVVNGLYAVGECSCVSVHGANRLGTNSLLDLLVFGRAAGNHIVEFNNKQKEHKELPKDAADRTLERLNELEAATGGEYAQDVAGEIRAVMQQHAAVFRKQASMDEGVVKIAAVRERVRSIGLKDKSKVFNTARIEALEVDNLIEVAQATMVSAAARKECRGAHTVEDYERPADDPVAPLGRDDANWMKHTLWYSADNRLSYKPVKLQPLTVASVPPKVRTF; this is translated from the coding sequence ATGACCTACACAAAAGAACAAATCACCAAGCGCAAGTTCGACGTCGTGATCGTCGGCGCCGGCGGCTCCGGCATGCGCGCTTCGCTGCAACTGGCCCGCGCCGGCCTGAACGTGGCGGTGCTCTCCAAGGTGTTTCCCACCCGTTCGCACACCGTGGCTGCCCAAGGCGGCGTGGGCGCGTCGCTCGGCAACATGAGCGAGGACAACTGGCACTACCACTTCTACGACACGATCAAGGGCTCCGACTGGCTCGGCGACCAGGACGCGATCGAGTTCATGTGCCGTGAAGCACCCAAGGTCGTGTACGAGCTCGAACACTTCGGCATGCCGTTCGACCGCAATCCCGACGGCACGATCTACCAGCGCCCGTTCGGCGGCCACACGGCCAACTACGGCGAAAAGCCCGTGCAGCGCGCCTGCGCCGCGGCCGACCGTACCGGCCACGCCATGCTGCACACGCTCTACCAGAAGAACGTCGAGGCACGCACCCAGTTCTTCGTCGAGTGGATGGCGCTCGACCTGATCCGCGACGCCGAAGGCGACGTGGTCGGCGTCACGGCCCTCGAAATGGAAACCGGCGACCTGCACATCCTGCAGGCCAAGACCGTGCTGCTGGCCACCGGCGGCGCGGGCCGCATCTTCCAGGCCTCGACCAACGCCTTCATCAACACCGGCGACGGCCTGGGCATGGCCGCGCGTTCGGGCATTCCGCTGCAGGACATGGAGTTCTGGCAGTTCCACCCGACCGGCGTGGCCGGTGCGGGCGTGCTGCTGACCGAAGGCTGCCGCGGCGAAGGCGCCATCCTGCTCAACAGCAACGGCGAACGCTTCATGGAGCGCTATGCGCCCACCCTGAAGGACCTGGCACCGCGCGACTTCGTCTCGCGCTCGATGGACCAGGAAATCAAGGAAGGCCGCGGCTGCGGACCCAACAAGGACTACGTGCTGCTGAAGCTCGACCACCTCGGTGCCGAGACCATCCACAAGCGCCTGCCCTCGGTGTACGAAATCGGCGTGAATTTCGCCAACGTCGACATCACCAAGGAACCGATTCCCGTGGTGCCAACCATCCACTACCAGATGGGCGGCATTCCGACCAACATCAACGGCCAGGTCGTCATCCAGAAGGGTGAAGACAACAGCGCCGTGGTGAACGGCCTCTACGCGGTGGGCGAATGCTCCTGCGTGAGCGTGCACGGCGCCAACCGCCTGGGCACCAACTCGCTGCTCGACCTGCTGGTGTTCGGCCGCGCGGCCGGCAACCACATCGTCGAGTTCAACAACAAGCAAAAGGAACACAAGGAACTGCCCAAGGATGCGGCCGACCGCACCCTGGAGCGCCTGAACGAACTCGAAGCCGCAACCGGCGGCGAGTACGCCCAGGACGTGGCCGGCGAAATCCGCGCGGTCATGCAGCAGCATGCCGCCGTGTTCCGCAAGCAAGCCTCGATGGACGAAGGCGTGGTCAAGATCGCCGCCGTGCGCGAGCGCGTCAGGTCGATCGGCCTGAAGGACAAGTCCAAGGTGTTCAACACCGCCCGCATCGAAGCGCTGGAAGTCGATAACCTGATCGAAGTGGCGCAGGCCACCATGGTCTCGGCCGCTGCCCGCAAGGAATGCCGCGGCGCCCACACGGTGGAAGACTACGAGCGCCCCGCGGACGACCCGGTCGCACCGCTGGGCCGCGACGACGCCAACTGGATGAAGCACACGCTCTGGTACAGCGCGGACAACCGCCTGTCGTACAAGCCCGTCAAGCTGCAGCCGCTGACGGTCGCCTCGGTACCACCCAAGGTCCGCACGTTCTAA
- the gltA gene encoding citrate synthase gives MKASDTKATLSFSNGGDSVELPIYKGTVGPDVIDIRKLYAQTGMFTYDPGFMSTAACQSAITYIDGDKGELLYRGYPIEQLATNCDFLETCHLLLYGELPDQAKKTNFTKLVTNHTMVNEQMQFFLRGFRRDAHPMAIMTGLVGALSAFYHDSTDINNPEHREIAAIRLIAKMPTLVAMAYKYTIGQPYMYPKNDLSYAGNFLHMMFATPCEEYKVNPVLERALDRIFILHADHEQNASTSTVRLCGSSGTNPFAAIAAGVACLWGPAHGGANEAALNMLYDIQKEGGVEKIGEFIKKVKDKNSNVKLMGFGHRVYKNYDPRAKLMQETCNEVLTELGLENDPLFKLAKELEKIALEDEYFVSRKLYPNVDFYSGIVQRAIGIPVPLFTAIFALARTVGWIAQLNEMIGDPEYKIGRPRQLFEGSPKRDVQPIGKR, from the coding sequence ATGAAAGCTTCCGATACCAAGGCCACGCTGTCGTTCAGCAACGGCGGCGACAGCGTCGAACTGCCGATCTACAAGGGCACCGTGGGCCCGGACGTGATCGACATCCGCAAGCTGTATGCACAGACCGGCATGTTCACCTATGACCCGGGTTTCATGTCGACGGCCGCATGCCAGTCGGCCATCACGTACATCGACGGCGACAAGGGCGAACTGCTGTACCGCGGCTACCCCATTGAGCAGCTCGCAACCAACTGCGACTTCCTCGAGACCTGCCACCTGCTGCTCTACGGAGAGCTGCCGGACCAGGCCAAGAAGACCAACTTCACCAAGCTCGTGACCAACCACACGATGGTCAACGAGCAGATGCAGTTCTTCCTGCGCGGCTTCCGCCGCGATGCGCACCCGATGGCCATCATGACCGGCCTGGTGGGCGCCCTGTCGGCCTTCTATCACGACAGCACGGACATCAACAATCCCGAGCACCGCGAGATCGCCGCGATCCGCCTGATCGCGAAGATGCCCACGCTCGTGGCCATGGCCTACAAGTACACGATCGGCCAGCCGTACATGTACCCGAAGAACGATCTGAGCTACGCGGGCAACTTCCTGCACATGATGTTTGCCACGCCGTGCGAGGAGTACAAGGTGAACCCGGTGCTCGAGCGCGCGCTCGACCGCATCTTCATCCTGCACGCAGACCACGAGCAGAACGCATCGACCTCGACCGTGCGCCTGTGCGGCTCGTCGGGCACCAACCCCTTCGCGGCCATTGCGGCCGGCGTGGCCTGCCTCTGGGGCCCTGCCCACGGCGGCGCCAACGAAGCGGCGCTGAACATGCTCTACGACATCCAGAAGGAAGGCGGCGTCGAGAAGATCGGCGAGTTCATCAAGAAGGTCAAGGACAAGAACTCGAACGTCAAGCTCATGGGCTTTGGCCACCGCGTGTACAAGAACTACGACCCGCGCGCCAAGCTGATGCAGGAAACCTGTAATGAGGTGCTGACCGAGCTGGGCCTGGAAAACGATCCGCTCTTCAAGCTCGCCAAGGAGCTCGAAAAGATCGCCCTCGAAGACGAGTACTTCGTCTCGCGCAAGCTCTACCCGAACGTCGACTTCTACTCGGGCATCGTGCAGCGCGCCATCGGCATTCCGGTGCCGCTGTTCACCGCGATCTTCGCGCTGGCCCGCACGGTCGGCTGGATTGCCCAGCTGAACGAAATGATCGGCGACCCCGAGTACAAGATCGGCCGCCCGCGCCAGCTGTTCGAAGGCTCGCCCAAGCGCGACGTGCAGCCCATCGGCAAGCGCTGA
- a CDS encoding entericidin A/B family lipoprotein, producing the protein MKKIAALIAVTFAFAVPLSGCNTFRGAGQDIQKGGEKVEDAAKKRQ; encoded by the coding sequence ATGAAGAAAATTGCCGCGCTGATTGCCGTCACCTTCGCTTTCGCCGTCCCGCTGTCCGGCTGCAACACCTTCCGGGGTGCAGGCCAGGACATTCAGAAGGGCGGCGAAAAAGTCGAAGACGCCGCCAAGAAGCGCCAGTAA